The Desulfovibrio inopinatus DSM 10711 genome segment CGGTTTGCAACGTATAAGCGTCCCAATCTCTTGTTGACCGATCCCGATCGACTGGCGCGAATTTTGACGAATCCTGATCGGCCCGTGCAAATTGTTGTTGCGGGGAAAGCGCATCCGGCCGATGCCCCGGGACAGGCGATGGTGAAACAGTGGGTGGAATTTGCCAAACGTCCCGATGTTGCCGGACATTGCGTCTTTTTAGCCGACTATGACATGTCCATGGCCGAACATCTTGTTTCCGGCGTCGACGTCTGGATCAATACGCCGCGTCGTCCCTGGGAGGCCAGCGGCACAAGCGGTATGAAGGTGTTAGTAAACGGCGGTCTCAATTGTTCGGAACTCGACGGCTGGTGGGCCGAAGCCTATACGTCGGAAGTCGGGTGGGCATTGGGTGATGGCCAGGAGCATGGTGAGGATTCAGGCTACGATGTGGCTGAAGCCGAGCAATTGTATGCATTGTTGGAAAACGACATTGTTCCGCTGTATTATGATCAGGATGAAAACGGCATTGCGCACGGCTGGGTTGCCAAAATGCGCGCCTCCATGGCACGGCTCACCCCGGCCTTTTCGACCAATCGCATGGTGCGGGATTATGTCAACGAACTCTACGCGCCGGCCGCGCTTCGATTTTCTGAACGATCAGCCAAAAAAGGCGCTCCAGCGGCCAAATTGCTTGAGGCCATAAATCGTATCAACACAGGATTCGATCAACTGCGTTTTGGTCGTCTCGAAACGCGTGAAGAAGACGGAAATGTGGTGTTCACCCTGCCGGTCTTTCTTGGCAATCTTGAGGCGGGAGATGTGACCGTTCAGCTTTATGCGGACAATCCCGACCAAACTCCGGATATTCATCCTATGGAGCGCGATGATGAGCTTCCTGGGGCTGGTAATGGTCATGTTTACACGATAACAATCTCCACGAATCGTCTCGCGCAAGATTACACGCCACGGATCGTCCCGACGCCCGAAGGGCTCGTCGTTCCATTGGAACTCAATCATATCCTGTGGTACGCGTAAATTCGGCACTCGAACACTCAATGCACAAGGAGCCATCAATGCAATATTGGATGTCGGCCAACTGGAAAATGCACAAGACTATTGCCGATGCCAAAGCCCTGGCTCAAGGGCTCAAAGATCAGGTGAACGCTAATTTGCCTGATGATCGCATCGTCCCATTGTTCGTTCCGTTCACCGCGCTTACCGCCGTGAAAGAGATTCTGGCCGACGCCCCTGGGTTTCGTGTCGGCGCACAGAATTTTTATCCCGAAGAACAAGGTGCCTTCACGGGTGAGATTTCACCTATGATGCTCAAAGATATTGGCATCGAATGGGCGCTGACCGGACACTCTGAACGCCGTCATATTTTCGGAGAAACCGATGACCTCATCGGCAAGAAAACGTCCTACGGTTTAAATCAGGGTCTGACCATTGTCTTCTGCATCGGTGAACTCATCGAAGAACGCAAAGCCGGCCGCGTGGAAGAAGTATTGACCAAACAGCTCGAAATCGGTCTGGCCGATGTTCCCGCCGACAAACTGCCCAATCTCGGTGTCGCCTACGAACCGGTCTGGGCCATTGGTACGGGCGAAGTCGCCGGCCCCACGGAAATCGAACACGCCCACGCCCTGACCCGGTGCTGGCTGGGGAAAAAATACGGTGAAGCCGGAAATGCCGTCCCCATCCTCTA includes the following:
- the tpiA gene encoding triose-phosphate isomerase, which codes for MQYWMSANWKMHKTIADAKALAQGLKDQVNANLPDDRIVPLFVPFTALTAVKEILADAPGFRVGAQNFYPEEQGAFTGEISPMMLKDIGIEWALTGHSERRHIFGETDDLIGKKTSYGLNQGLTIVFCIGELIEERKAGRVEEVLTKQLEIGLADVPADKLPNLGVAYEPVWAIGTGEVAGPTEIEHAHALTRCWLGKKYGEAGNAVPILYGGSVKPETTASIIAIENVNGVLVGGASLKADSFSKIVLA